A genome region from Erigeron canadensis isolate Cc75 chromosome 3, C_canadensis_v1, whole genome shotgun sequence includes the following:
- the LOC122592601 gene encoding beta-glucuronosyltransferase GlcAT14A — protein MSLKIFLVSFILTSLTCTLLYITTYNMTILNNQSSITVVPKSFNKSYPVSFAYLISASKGDTAKLKRTIQALYHPANFYLIHLEKGATEDEHKEIARFVKEEDVFKMVGNVLIVGKANMVTYRGPTMLATTLHAMAMLLRIDDAKWDWFINLSASDYPLVTQDDLISAFSVMPRHLNFIQHTSRLGWKLNKRGKPIMIDPGLYSSNKSEIWWVIKQRALPTAFKLYTGSAWTILSRSFAEYCIIGWENLPRTLLLYYTNFVSSPEGYFQTVICNSKDYKNTTVNHDLHYITWDTPPKQHPRSLGPRDYRKMVLSSRPFARKFKHNNVVLDRIDRELLKRRPGHFTNGGWCSKSSDKHQTCSSLQDDGFGVLKPGAGARRLKTLLTKLTSNPNFNRRQCK, from the exons atgtctCTAAAGATTTTCCTAGTATCTTTCATTCTAACATCACTTACATGTACATTACTATACATAACAACATACAATATGACCATCTTAAATAACCAATCATCGATCACAGTTGTTCCAAAATCATTCAACAAATCATATCCAGTATCATTTGCATACTTAATATCAGCATCAAAAGGTGACACAGCCAAGCTCAAAAGAACCATCCAAGCTTTATACCATCCAGCCAACTTTTACTTGATTCACTTAGAAAAAGGAGCAACAGAAGATGAACATAAAGAGATTGCAAGATTTGTTAAGGAAGAAGATGTTTTTAAAATGGTTGGAAATGTGTTGATAGTTGGGAAGGCAAATATGGTAACATACCGAGGACCAACTATGCTTGCAACTACTTTACATGCAATGGCTATGTTGTTAAGGATTGATGATGCCAAATGGGACTGGTTTATTAATCTTAGTGCTTCTGATTATCCACTTGTTACTCAAGATG aTCTGATATCTGCATTTTCGGTGATGCCAAGACATCTTAATTTTATACAGCACACTAGTCGGTTGGGGTGGAAATT GAACAAAAGAGGGAAGCCAATAATGATAGACCCGGGTCTTTACAGTTCAAATAAATCAGAAATATGGTGGGTGATCAAGCAAAGAGCTCTTCCCACTGCTTTCAAGTTATATACAG GTTCAGCATGGACTATATTGTCTAGATCGTTTGCAGAATACTGCATAATCGGCTGGGAAAACTTGCCACGAACTCTCCTACTTTACTACACAAATTTTGTTTCGTCTCCTGAAGGATACTTTCAAACGGTTATCTGCAACTCAAAGGACTACAAGAATACCACAGTTAATCATGATCTCCATTACATTACATGGGACACACCCCCAAAACAGCACCCAAGGTCACTTGGACCCCGAGACTATCGAAAAATGGTTCTTAGTAGTCGCCCATTTGCAAGAAAATTCAAGCATAACAATGTAGTTCTTGATAGGATTGACCGTGAACTACTCAAGAGACGTCCTGGCCATTTCACCAATGGAGGATGGTGCTCAAAAAGTAGCGATAAGCATCAAACGTGCTCAAGTTTGCAGGATGATGGTTTTGGTGTTTTGAAGCCTGGGGCGGGTGCCCGAAGGCTGAAAACATTGCTAACAAAGTTGACATCCAATCCGAATTTCAATAGACGGCAATGTAAATAA
- the LOC122592804 gene encoding RHOMBOID-like protein 1: MSETHRPRADEIQIKVNSRRHNGNTIHPVELESSPLNAGYNHNQTPSPFREIKHFKKWFPWLIPSFVIADTVLFIITMYVNNCPQNSVSCIANFLGRLSFQPFKENPLLGPSSSTLEKMGALDVGKVVDHHQVWRLITCIWLHGGLFHLLANMLSLLVIGIRLEQEFGFIRIGLLYIISGFGGSLLSALFLQSNISVGASGAVFGLLGAMLSELITNWTIYANKLAALLTLVIIIAINLAVGILPHVDNFAHLGGFSSGFLLGFVFLMRPQFGWVSQRYSSAHSRPGANPKYKMYQRALWLLSLILLVAGMITALVSLLRGVNLNDHCSWCHYMSCVPTSRWSCDTTPVSCMSEQTGNQYTLTCSNSSKNGTYLLTNPNSSQLRGLCTQLCR; the protein is encoded by the exons ATGTCAGAAACCCACCGGCCACGAGCGGATGAGATCCAAATAAAAGTCAACTCACGGCGGCACAACGGAAACACAATTCATCCAGTAGAACTCGAATCATCACCCTTAAACGCCggatataatcataatcaaacACCGTCGCCATTCCgtgaaataaaacattttaaaaagtgGTTTCCATGGTTAATACCGAGCTTTGTAATAGCAGATACTGTATTGTTTATAATAACTATGTATGTTAATAATTGTCCTCAAAATTCGGTATCTTGTATTGCTAATTTCTTGGGCCGATTATCTTTTCAACCTTTCAAAGAAAATCCTCTTCTTGGGCCCTCTTCTTCCAC GCTAGAGAAGATGGGAGCGTTGGACGTGGGTAAAGTGGTTGATCATCACCAGGTTTGGCGTCTGATTACTTGCATTTGGTTGCATGGTGGACTTTTTCATTTATTGGCAAATATGCTGAGTTTGTTAGTCATTGGCATTCGACTTGAGCAAGAATTTGGGTTCA TACGCATTGGGTTGCTTTATATCATCTCTGGTTTTGGTGGTAGTTTATTATCTGCACTCTTCCTTCAGTCAAATATATCAGTCGGTGCTTCTGGTGCAGTTTTTGGGTTGTTAGGTGCAATGCTTTCTGAACTCATAACTAACTGGACTATATACGCTAATAAG CTGGCAGCGTTATTGACCCTTGTGATCATTATTGCTATCAATCTGGCTGTGGGGATTCTGCCACATGTGGATAATTTTGCTCATCTTGGTGGGTTCTCTTCTGGTTTTCTTCTTGGGTTTGTGTTCTTGATGCGTCCCCAATTTGGATGGGTTAGCCAAAGATACTCTTCTGCTCATTCTAGACCTGGAGCTAACCCTAAATACAAGATGTATCAACGTGCTCTTTGGCTCCTTTCACTCATTCTTTTGGTGGCCGG GATGATTACTGCTCTTGTTTCACTTTTACGTGGAGTCAACTTAAATGATCATTGTTCTTGGTGTCATTACATGAGTTGTGTTCCTACATCAAGGTGGAGCTGTGACACGACGCCTGTGTCCTGCATG TCTGAGCAAACTGGCAACCAGTATACGCTAACATGTTCTAATAGTAGTAAAAATGGAACCTACTTGTTGACGAACCCAAACTCATCTCAGTTACGAGGTCTTTGCACTCAGCTTTGTAGATGA